The Methyloferula stellata AR4 genome includes a window with the following:
- the ispG gene encoding flavodoxin-dependent (E)-4-hydroxy-3-methylbut-2-enyl-diphosphate synthase, translated as MTVASLFSGFSSEPLASGPKPRRTAVGVRVGSGSGAVMVGGGAPIVVQSMTNTDTADIASTVTQVEALAKAGSELVRITVDRDEAAAAVPHIKERLLQLGCDVPLIGDFHYIGHKLLAEHPACAEALDKYRINPGNVGFKDKKDTQFSTIVETAIKYGKAVRIGANWGSLDQDLLTAMMDENAKSSAPLDMGAVTREAMVQSALMSAKRAEEIGLGKDRIILSAKVSQVQDLITVYRMLAMRTDYALHLGLTEAGMGSKGIVASSAALGILLQEGIGDTIRISLTPEPGGDRTLEVKVGQELLQTMGFRTFIPLVAACPGCGRTTSTVFQELARDIQSYIREGMPLWRTRYPGVENLHVAVMGCIVNGPGESKHADIGISLPGTGETPTAPVFIDGEKAMTLRGEGIAAEFKAIVDNYIERRFGGAKTAAE; from the coding sequence ATGACCGTCGCCTCTCTTTTTTCGGGCTTTTCCTCCGAACCGCTCGCCTCCGGCCCCAAACCGCGCCGCACTGCTGTCGGCGTGCGCGTCGGATCGGGTTCCGGTGCCGTGATGGTCGGCGGTGGCGCCCCGATCGTCGTCCAGAGCATGACCAATACGGATACGGCCGATATCGCTTCGACCGTGACCCAGGTCGAAGCGCTCGCCAAGGCAGGCTCCGAACTTGTCCGCATCACAGTTGATCGCGATGAGGCCGCCGCCGCGGTGCCGCATATCAAGGAGCGGCTCCTGCAATTGGGCTGCGACGTGCCCTTGATCGGCGACTTCCATTACATCGGCCATAAGCTCTTGGCTGAGCATCCGGCCTGCGCCGAGGCGCTCGACAAATATCGGATCAATCCCGGCAATGTCGGGTTCAAGGACAAAAAGGACACGCAGTTTTCGACCATCGTCGAAACCGCGATCAAATATGGCAAGGCGGTGCGCATCGGCGCCAATTGGGGCTCGCTCGATCAGGACCTCCTGACGGCCATGATGGACGAGAACGCGAAATCCAGCGCACCGCTCGACATGGGCGCCGTGACGCGCGAGGCCATGGTGCAATCGGCGCTGATGTCGGCCAAGCGGGCCGAAGAGATCGGCCTTGGCAAGGACCGCATCATTCTCTCGGCCAAAGTCTCGCAGGTGCAGGATCTGATCACGGTCTATCGCATGCTGGCGATGCGCACGGATTACGCCTTGCATCTCGGCCTCACCGAGGCCGGCATGGGCTCGAAGGGCATCGTCGCTTCGTCCGCGGCGCTCGGCATTCTGTTGCAGGAAGGCATTGGCGACACGATCCGCATTTCGCTCACCCCCGAGCCCGGCGGCGACCGGACGCTCGAAGTCAAGGTCGGGCAGGAATTGCTGCAGACCATGGGCTTTCGCACCTTCATTCCGCTTGTCGCCGCTTGCCCTGGCTGCGGCCGCACGACCTCGACGGTGTTTCAGGAGCTCGCGCGCGATATTCAGAGCTATATCCGCGAAGGCATGCCGCTTTGGCGCACGCGTTATCCGGGCGTCGAAAATCTGCATGTCGCAGTCATGGGCTGCATCGTCAACGGACCGGGCGAGTCGAAACATGCCGACATCGGCATTTCGCTGCCGGGCACCGGCGAGACGCCGACCGCGCCGGTCTTCATCGACGGCGAAAAGGCGATGACCTTACGCGGCGAAGGCATAGCCGCCGAGTTCAAGGCCATCGTCGATAATTATATCGAACGGCGCTTTGGCGGCGCGAAGACGGCGGCGGAGTAG
- a CDS encoding ABC transporter substrate-binding protein produces MADVSFTFLSRRSVLTGLAAGAFSPLAPSAFGKPVADVEILCAPTVASIVVARLFDAGALAPVLPEASFHLWHDTDELRAATVANRSKLFTTPTHVPANLANRGLPLKLLAVLGMGHLTIVSSDHTIASLADLAGKPVLGFFRNDMPDLVFRAVAHMEGLDPDKDFKLTYVGTPMEAAQMLAAGRAETAILSEPPATVAIMMAAHQGRELFRAFNLQDIWIKHKGGDGIPMVGLGVHESLIEAAPELVPLLRDGLPQAKDWVFANRPEAAALAEKLMHYHQPMFLGALDHSQIKIMSAKAARAGLEDFYKVIIALQPAALDGHLPDASFYLDL; encoded by the coding sequence ATGGCTGACGTGTCTTTCACCTTTTTGTCGCGGCGCTCTGTCCTGACGGGCCTCGCCGCGGGCGCGTTCAGTCCGCTGGCGCCTTCGGCCTTCGGCAAGCCCGTGGCCGATGTCGAAATTCTCTGCGCGCCAACGGTCGCCTCGATCGTCGTGGCGCGTCTCTTCGATGCGGGCGCGCTCGCACCGGTTCTGCCCGAGGCGAGCTTTCATCTCTGGCACGATACGGATGAATTGCGCGCGGCGACCGTCGCCAATCGCTCGAAGCTCTTCACGACGCCGACCCATGTTCCGGCCAATCTCGCCAATCGCGGCCTGCCGTTGAAGCTTCTCGCCGTGCTCGGCATGGGCCATCTGACGATCGTCAGCAGCGACCACACGATCGCGAGCCTCGCCGATCTCGCCGGCAAACCGGTGCTGGGCTTCTTCCGAAACGATATGCCGGATCTCGTCTTTCGCGCCGTGGCGCATATGGAGGGGCTCGACCCCGACAAGGATTTCAAGCTCACCTATGTCGGAACGCCGATGGAGGCCGCGCAAATGCTCGCGGCGGGACGCGCCGAGACGGCCATTCTGTCGGAGCCGCCAGCGACCGTCGCGATCATGATGGCAGCGCATCAGGGGCGCGAGCTGTTCCGCGCTTTCAATCTGCAGGACATATGGATCAAGCATAAAGGCGGCGACGGCATTCCCATGGTCGGGCTCGGCGTGCATGAAAGCCTGATCGAAGCGGCGCCCGAGCTCGTGCCGCTCTTGCGCGACGGGCTCCCGCAGGCGAAAGATTGGGTCTTCGCCAACCGGCCGGAGGCGGCGGCGCTCGCCGAAAAACTCATGCACTATCATCAGCCCATGTTCCTCGGCGCGCTCGATCATTCGCAAATCAAGATCATGTCCGCCAAGGCCGCGCGCGCAGGCCTTGAAGATTTCTACAAGGTGATCATCGCGCTGCAGCCGGCCGCGCTCGACGGACACCTGCCGGACGCCTCTTTCTATCTCGATCTATGA
- a CDS encoding alpha-amylase — translation MAVAATGLAAALPAQAMDLAAPQIPFLPMPFSVTSGMDGTMDHGSMDHGTLGHSHIPAGVFGGGMVGAGGFMLSYTPMFMHMADNYVGSSTVSDRAILNTKTPAPVMMGGMAMNFYRIVPTSMDVQSHMFHAMYGVTDWLNLMVMGSFLQKSMTMTTYNMKGTGIVGSSTAQTSGIGDTMVTSLWRLYQDQVHHLHLNFGLSLPSGSTTEQISMLSPMGSYMNMRANYGMQLGTGTVDFLPGVSYTGHIAQWSWGMIYRGRFPLGDNSEGYRYGNLNEWSGWAGYTLIPGITLTGRAVGSIQGQIHGADSQISGLMQGTNPAFYGGKRIDLLGGIEMDGAPLGLGPAMHLDVEGGAPVFQDLNGPQLGRAWQLTVAARLGF, via the coding sequence TTGGCGGTCGCAGCAACAGGCCTCGCCGCCGCCCTGCCCGCGCAGGCCATGGACCTGGCCGCTCCGCAAATCCCGTTCCTTCCGATGCCCTTCTCCGTGACCTCCGGCATGGACGGCACGATGGATCACGGCAGCATGGATCACGGCACATTGGGTCATAGCCATATTCCGGCCGGCGTCTTCGGCGGCGGCATGGTCGGCGCTGGCGGCTTCATGCTGAGCTACACGCCGATGTTCATGCATATGGCGGATAATTACGTCGGCAGCTCCACGGTGTCGGACCGGGCGATCTTGAACACGAAGACGCCCGCGCCGGTGATGATGGGCGGCATGGCGATGAACTTCTATCGCATCGTGCCGACCTCCATGGATGTGCAGTCGCATATGTTCCACGCCATGTATGGCGTGACCGACTGGCTCAATCTGATGGTCATGGGCTCTTTTCTCCAAAAGAGCATGACCATGACCACCTATAATATGAAGGGCACCGGGATTGTCGGCTCGTCCACGGCGCAAACATCGGGCATAGGCGACACGATGGTGACGTCGCTCTGGCGGCTTTATCAGGACCAGGTCCATCATCTGCATCTGAATTTCGGTTTGAGCCTGCCGTCCGGCAGCACGACCGAACAGATTTCGATGTTGAGCCCCATGGGAAGCTATATGAACATGCGCGCCAATTACGGCATGCAGCTCGGCACGGGCACGGTCGATTTTCTGCCGGGCGTGTCCTATACGGGCCATATCGCGCAATGGTCCTGGGGCATGATCTATCGCGGACGCTTTCCGCTCGGCGACAATTCCGAGGGCTATCGCTACGGCAATCTGAACGAATGGAGCGGCTGGGCCGGCTATACGCTGATTCCGGGCATCACTTTGACAGGACGCGCCGTCGGCTCGATCCAGGGCCAAATTCATGGCGCCGATTCGCAGATCTCGGGGCTTATGCAGGGGACCAATCCGGCCTTCTACGGCGGCAAGCGCATCGATCTTTTGGGCGGCATCGAAATGGACGGCGCGCCGCTGGGTCTCGGCCCGGCGATGCATCTCGATGTCGAAGGCGGCGCGCCCGTCTTTCAGGATTTGAACGGCCCGCAATTGGGCCGCGCCTGGCAGCTCACCGTTGCCGCCAGACTCGGATTCTGA
- a CDS encoding threonine dehydratase — MFDLPALEAASAIVHAVMPPTPQYAWPLLAKRTGAFTVVKHENHTFAGAFKVRGGLVYVDTLVKSGETPKGLVSATRGNHGQSIAFAATRAGIPAVIVVPEGNSTEKNAAMRAFGAELIESGRDFDDARQTAMNLAQERGLLMVPSFHAELVRGVATYALELFSAFSDLDTVYVPIGLGSGICGLIRTRDLLGLKTEIVGVVSTEADCYAQSFEQGRVVTTETAKTLADGLAVRVPNPDALELIRAGAARVIRVSDAELRHAIRVIHEDTHNMAEGAAAAPLAALIQESERQRGRRVGLILTGANIDRAIYAGILAGAD, encoded by the coding sequence TTGTTCGATCTTCCAGCGCTTGAGGCCGCGAGTGCCATCGTTCATGCGGTCATGCCGCCGACGCCGCAATATGCGTGGCCATTGCTTGCCAAGCGCACCGGCGCCTTCACCGTCGTCAAGCATGAAAACCACACGTTTGCCGGGGCTTTCAAAGTGCGCGGCGGGCTCGTCTATGTCGACACATTGGTGAAATCGGGCGAGACGCCGAAGGGTCTTGTCAGCGCGACGCGCGGCAATCACGGCCAGAGCATCGCCTTCGCCGCGACCCGCGCCGGCATTCCAGCGGTCATTGTCGTGCCGGAGGGCAATTCCACCGAGAAGAACGCCGCCATGCGCGCCTTCGGCGCCGAGCTGATCGAGTCCGGCCGCGATTTCGATGACGCGCGGCAAACGGCGATGAACCTCGCGCAGGAGCGCGGGCTTTTGATGGTGCCGTCCTTCCATGCCGAACTGGTACGCGGTGTCGCGACCTATGCGCTCGAACTCTTTAGCGCTTTCTCCGATCTCGACACGGTCTATGTGCCGATCGGGCTCGGCTCCGGCATTTGCGGGCTGATCCGCACGCGGGACTTGCTCGGTCTCAAGACCGAGATCGTCGGCGTGGTCTCGACCGAGGCCGATTGCTATGCGCAGAGCTTCGAGCAGGGCAGGGTCGTCACGACGGAAACGGCAAAGACGCTGGCCGATGGCTTGGCGGTCAGGGTCCCCAATCCGGACGCTTTGGAGCTTATCCGCGCTGGCGCTGCCCGCGTCATCCGCGTCTCCGACGCGGAACTTCGCCACGCAATCCGCGTGATCCACGAAGACACACATAATATGGCTGAAGGGGCGGCTGCGGCTCCGCTCGCGGCGCTCATTCAGGAAAGCGAGCGTCAGCGTGGCCGGCGGGTCGGCCTCATCCTGACGGGCGCCAATATAGATCGCGCCATATATGCGGGGATCTTGGCTGGGGCCGATTAA
- a CDS encoding ABC transporter permease, with product MRLAPARRALFAALGLCVLVGLWQWAFILGGPFVMPAPAEAFAQAVDLIRAGTVWQPAGVTTWHVLLGFTLGGAAGLLLGLLGGAHDDLGIVLETISTVILGIPPIIWIVLALLWFGPQGLVPTFTVAIGIAPVVFAGAFAGIRSSHAEFDELAAAFDAPWRQRFFEIKLPQIAVALLPALATALGFAWKIALMAEVIDAGSGIGGKIADARSHLDTVETMAWVVIALALLLVTDLLLAKAARAA from the coding sequence ATGAGACTGGCACCCGCACGCCGCGCTTTGTTCGCCGCGCTCGGGCTTTGCGTTCTTGTCGGGCTTTGGCAATGGGCCTTTATCCTCGGTGGCCCCTTTGTGATGCCGGCGCCCGCCGAGGCTTTCGCGCAAGCCGTCGATCTCATCCGCGCAGGCACCGTCTGGCAGCCGGCCGGCGTGACCACCTGGCATGTGCTGCTCGGATTTACGCTCGGCGGCGCGGCCGGTCTCCTCCTCGGCCTATTGGGCGGCGCGCATGATGATCTCGGCATTGTGCTCGAAACGATCTCGACCGTGATCCTCGGCATCCCGCCGATCATCTGGATCGTGCTGGCCTTGCTTTGGTTCGGCCCGCAAGGTCTCGTGCCAACCTTCACGGTCGCGATCGGCATTGCGCCCGTGGTCTTCGCGGGCGCCTTCGCGGGCATCCGCTCATCGCATGCCGAATTCGACGAGCTCGCGGCGGCCTTCGATGCACCTTGGCGCCAGCGCTTCTTCGAGATCAAACTGCCGCAGATCGCCGTGGCGCTTCTGCCTGCGCTTGCAACCGCGCTGGGCTTTGCCTGGAAGATCGCTCTGATGGCCGAGGTCATCGATGCCGGCAGCGGCATAGGCGGAAAAATCGCCGATGCACGGAGCCATCTCGACACGGTGGAGACCATGGCCTGGGTCGTCATCGCGCTCGCTCTCTTGCTGGTGACCGATCTTCTGTTGGCGAAGGCCGCGCGCGCCGCATGA
- a CDS encoding ABC transporter ATP-binding protein codes for MKLELEAIDIQLGGKTILEGVDLAIAGPGLTAIMGPSGVGKTTLLRVIAGLIRPDGGLRRVEAKVAVIFQDARLLPWQSALDNAGFGLRASGMSRDIARSHAAALLERLGFSAEDQMKRPRALSGGMRQRVAIARALAISPDLLLMDEPFTSLDLGLRADLQNLVRGIVDERKLAAILVTHDPIEAVTLADRIVVLGGQPAKKLADLPIAARPGNAAEAYAAAAGLMRRPEVAAAFRPFASQDAR; via the coding sequence ATGAAGCTCGAACTCGAAGCAATCGATATCCAGCTCGGCGGCAAGACCATCCTCGAAGGAGTGGATCTCGCCATCGCAGGCCCCGGCCTCACCGCCATCATGGGACCGTCGGGCGTCGGCAAGACGACTTTGCTGCGCGTCATCGCAGGGCTTATTCGGCCGGATGGAGGCCTGCGGCGTGTCGAAGCGAAGGTGGCGGTCATCTTTCAGGACGCCCGGCTTCTGCCTTGGCAATCTGCCTTGGACAATGCCGGTTTCGGCCTGCGGGCAAGCGGCATGAGCCGCGATATAGCCCGCTCCCACGCGGCGGCGTTGCTCGAAAGGCTCGGCTTCTCAGCCGAGGATCAGATGAAGCGCCCGCGTGCTCTATCGGGCGGCATGCGGCAGCGCGTCGCAATCGCGCGCGCGCTTGCGATATCGCCCGATCTCCTTTTGATGGACGAACCCTTTACCAGCCTCGATCTCGGGCTTCGTGCCGACCTTCAAAATCTCGTGCGCGGAATCGTGGACGAACGAAAGCTCGCCGCGATCCTCGTGACGCATGATCCGATCGAGGCCGTGACGCTCGCCGACCGCATCGTCGTGCTCGGCGGGCAGCCTGCGAAAAAGCTGGCGGATTTGCCAATAGCCGCGCGTCCGGGTAATGCGGCCGAAGCCTATGCGGCCGCCGCCGGTCTCATGCGCCGGCCGGAGGTGGCCGCGGCCTTCAGGCCCTTCGCCTCCCAAGACGCGCGATGA
- a CDS encoding thiol-disulfide oxidoreductase DCC family protein translates to MEAFAYRNDPAIPHFADDLPIVIFDGKCILCSSFVRFILCFDKHRRLRLLDGETPLGQMLFKHFGLDHVDYETIILLEDGRPQLKSDGSIRILEILGLPWSLAAIGRCLPQGPRDRLYEFIARNRYRWFGRRQSCYLPDPAMADRFIA, encoded by the coding sequence ATGGAAGCCTTCGCCTATCGAAACGATCCGGCGATTCCGCATTTCGCCGACGATCTCCCGATCGTGATCTTCGATGGCAAATGCATTTTATGCTCGTCCTTCGTCCGGTTCATTCTCTGCTTCGATAAGCACCGCCGTCTTCGCCTGCTCGACGGCGAGACGCCGCTCGGCCAGATGCTGTTCAAGCATTTCGGGCTCGATCACGTCGATTATGAAACGATCATTCTGCTGGAGGACGGCCGCCCCCAGCTGAAATCCGACGGATCGATCCGCATCCTCGAAATTCTCGGGCTCCCCTGGTCGCTCGCCGCAATTGGACGATGCCTTCCGCAAGGCCCGCGCGACCGGCTTTATGAATTCATCGCCAGAAACCGCTATCGCTGGTTCGGGCGGCGCCAAAGCTGCTATCTGCCCGACCCCGCAATGGCGGATCGCTTCATCGCATGA
- a CDS encoding DUF4166 domain-containing protein, whose translation MTGKAILILGGYGTFGGRLVRLLEDEPRLTLIVAGRSRAKAEAFCKSRGSVRARLIAEAFDRDGDIAAQLAAHKIDLLVDASGPFQAYGEGQYRVIEACIAQKINYADFADGSDFVAGIGAYDEAARDAGLFVLSGVSSFPVLTAAVVRALSGFMIEVDHIRGGIAPSPFAGVGLNVIRAIAGYSGQSILLKRGGRLVEGFPLTEHMRFTVRPPGNVPLRNTLFSLVDVPDLRALSELWPEAQTIWMGAGPVPEILHRALIGLAWLVRWRLIATLTPLAPLMHFATNHLRWGEHRGGMFVEVEGRDVSGKRLKRSWHMLAEGDDGPLIPSMAVEAIVRKWLEDAPPEPGARAAIRDLELQDYEKLFATRRIHTGARDDQRDEHLGLYAQILGSAWEVLPAEIRAMHGDIVRAKGRASVLRGANPLAKLVARLMRFPQASADTEVSVHFDRSANGEIWARRFGDDGFSSRHFAGTGRAEGLVCERFGPLTFAMALVVEREKLALVLRRWSLLGLPLPMWLCPRSRSYETVEDGKFHFHVEISHPLTGLIVRYRGWLEPRDETAK comes from the coding sequence ATGACCGGAAAAGCGATTCTCATTCTCGGCGGCTATGGCACATTCGGCGGCCGCCTCGTCCGGCTTCTCGAAGATGAGCCGCGCCTCACCCTCATCGTCGCCGGCCGCTCGCGCGCCAAGGCCGAGGCCTTTTGCAAGAGCCGTGGCTCGGTCCGGGCAAGGCTGATTGCCGAAGCTTTCGATCGCGACGGCGACATCGCTGCGCAGCTCGCCGCGCATAAAATCGATCTTCTCGTCGATGCGAGCGGCCCATTCCAGGCCTATGGCGAGGGGCAATATCGTGTCATCGAAGCCTGCATCGCGCAGAAGATCAATTACGCCGATTTCGCCGACGGATCGGATTTCGTCGCCGGCATTGGCGCTTATGATGAAGCGGCGCGCGACGCCGGGCTTTTCGTGCTCTCGGGTGTATCGAGCTTTCCGGTCCTGACGGCCGCCGTGGTGCGCGCGCTTTCAGGCTTCATGATAGAGGTCGATCACATTCGCGGCGGCATCGCGCCATCGCCTTTTGCCGGCGTCGGGCTGAATGTCATCCGCGCCATCGCGGGCTATTCGGGCCAAAGCATCTTGCTGAAGAGAGGCGGCAGGCTCGTCGAGGGCTTTCCCCTGACCGAGCACATGCGCTTCACGGTACGCCCACCAGGCAACGTGCCCTTGCGCAACACTTTATTTTCGCTTGTCGACGTGCCGGACCTTCGCGCACTGTCGGAGCTCTGGCCGGAAGCACAGACGATCTGGATGGGCGCGGGCCCGGTGCCGGAGATCTTGCACCGTGCGCTGATCGGCCTCGCTTGGCTCGTGCGCTGGAGGCTCATCGCAACTTTGACGCCGCTCGCGCCGCTCATGCATTTCGCGACCAATCATCTGCGCTGGGGCGAGCATCGCGGCGGCATGTTCGTCGAGGTCGAGGGCAGAGATGTTTCGGGCAAAAGGCTGAAACGCTCCTGGCATATGCTGGCCGAAGGAGACGACGGCCCGCTCATCCCATCGATGGCGGTCGAAGCCATCGTGCGCAAATGGCTTGAGGATGCACCGCCCGAGCCGGGAGCCCGCGCGGCCATTCGCGATCTCGAACTTCAGGATTACGAAAAACTTTTCGCCACGCGGCGGATCCATACCGGCGCCAGAGACGACCAGCGCGACGAGCACCTTGGCCTTTACGCACAAATTCTAGGTTCCGCTTGGGAGGTGCTTCCGGCGGAGATTCGCGCGATGCATGGCGACATCGTGAGGGCCAAGGGCCGCGCCAGCGTCCTACGCGGGGCCAATCCGCTAGCAAAACTTGTCGCGCGTTTGATGCGCTTTCCTCAAGCCTCGGCCGACACGGAGGTCTCGGTCCATTTCGATCGCTCGGCGAACGGTGAAATCTGGGCGCGCCGGTTCGGAGATGACGGCTTTTCGAGCCGGCATTTCGCCGGGACGGGACGCGCCGAAGGCCTTGTGTGCGAGCGCTTCGGGCCTTTGACTTTCGCCATGGCACTTGTGGTCGAGCGTGAAAAGCTAGCACTCGTCTTGCGGCGCTGGAGCCTTTTGGGTCTGCCGCTGCCGATGTGGCTTTGTCCGCGCTCGCGATCTTATGAAACAGTCGAAGACGGCAAATTTCATTTTCATGTCGAAATCAGCCACCCTCTGACGGGTTTGATCGTGCGCTATCGGGGTTGGCTTGAGCCGCGCGACGAGACAGCCAAATGA
- a CDS encoding DUF2214 family protein — protein sequence MLDLVLAIDHHLLIFALFGVLVAELILVRRGMDLATVAQIAKIDLWYGVLAGLIIIVGFARAIYAAKGWDYYAHNAFFWAKIGTFAAIGLLSLPPTFAYIRWRGAKVTPSDAQVSGTRLYLWLEVGLFVLLPVFAAAMARGYGEFG from the coding sequence ATGCTCGACCTCGTGCTGGCCATAGATCATCACCTTCTGATCTTCGCTCTGTTCGGCGTGCTCGTCGCCGAACTCATCCTCGTGCGGCGCGGCATGGATCTGGCGACGGTGGCGCAGATCGCTAAGATCGACCTCTGGTATGGCGTGCTCGCGGGCCTCATCATCATTGTCGGCTTCGCGCGGGCGATCTACGCCGCCAAAGGCTGGGACTATTACGCGCATAACGCCTTCTTCTGGGCGAAGATCGGGACCTTCGCCGCGATCGGCCTGCTCTCGCTGCCGCCGACTTTCGCCTATATCCGATGGCGCGGGGCAAAGGTCACGCCGAGCGATGCGCAAGTGAGCGGGACGCGGCTTTATCTTTGGCTGGAAGTCGGGCTCTTCGTCCTGCTCCCCGTTTTCGCGGCGGCCATGGCGCGAGGCTATGGCGAGTTCGGCTGA
- the rpsA gene encoding 30S ribosomal protein S1 encodes MTATSTSSPSREDFAALLEETYGENEAFEGSVIKGIVVAIEKDVAVIDVGLKTEGRVPLKEFQGPGREGALSVGDEVEVYLERIENALGEAVISRDKARREESWIKLEKAFEKQERVEGIIFNQVKGGFTVDLDGAVAFLPRSQVDIRPIRDVTPLMQVPQPFQILKMDRRRGNIVVSRRTVLEESRAEQRHEIVANLEEGQVIDGMVKNITDYGAFVDLGGIDGLLHVTDIAWRRVNHPSEVLTIGQTVRVKIIKINHETHRISLGMKQLLEDPWQGIEAKYPIEARFHGRVTNITDYGAFVELEPGIEGLIHVSEMSWTKKNVHPGKIVATSQEVDVQVLEVDPVKRRISLGLKQTLANPWEVFAEKYPVGSEVEGEVKNKTEFGLFIGLDGDVDGMVHLSDLDWTRPGEQVIDEYKKGDIVKAKVLDVDMEKERISLGIKQLANAPATAATTAAPKTAEEAAAAPGGPDLKKGVVVTCEVTEVKDGGIDVVVSGTDLTSFIKRGELARDRADQRPERFAVGEKVDARITQYDRRTQKVTVSIKALEVAEEKEAIAQYGSADSGASLGDILGAALKARDTDTPAKKAAAKKKDE; translated from the coding sequence ATGACTGCAACCAGCACCTCGTCGCCGTCGCGCGAGGATTTTGCCGCTCTTCTCGAGGAGACTTATGGCGAAAACGAAGCCTTTGAAGGCTCCGTCATTAAGGGAATTGTCGTTGCCATCGAAAAAGACGTCGCCGTGATCGACGTCGGATTGAAGACCGAAGGCCGCGTTCCCCTCAAGGAATTTCAAGGACCAGGGCGCGAAGGTGCCCTCAGTGTCGGCGATGAAGTCGAGGTCTATCTGGAGCGCATCGAAAATGCACTCGGCGAAGCCGTCATCTCGCGCGACAAGGCTAGGCGCGAGGAGAGCTGGATCAAGCTCGAAAAGGCGTTCGAAAAGCAGGAACGCGTCGAAGGCATCATCTTCAATCAGGTCAAGGGCGGCTTTACCGTCGATCTCGACGGCGCCGTGGCCTTTTTGCCGCGCAGCCAGGTCGATATCCGCCCGATCCGCGACGTGACACCTCTCATGCAGGTGCCGCAGCCCTTCCAGATCCTCAAGATGGACCGCAGGCGCGGCAATATCGTCGTCTCGCGCCGCACCGTTTTGGAAGAATCCCGCGCCGAGCAGCGCCATGAAATCGTCGCCAACCTCGAAGAGGGCCAGGTGATCGACGGCATGGTGAAGAACATCACCGATTACGGCGCCTTCGTCGATCTCGGCGGTATCGACGGCCTTCTGCATGTCACCGACATCGCCTGGCGCCGCGTCAACCATCCGAGCGAAGTGCTCACGATCGGCCAGACGGTCCGGGTCAAGATCATCAAGATCAACCACGAGACGCACCGCATCTCGCTCGGCATGAAGCAATTGCTCGAGGATCCGTGGCAGGGCATCGAGGCGAAATATCCGATCGAGGCGCGCTTCCATGGCCGTGTCACGAACATCACCGACTATGGCGCCTTCGTCGAGCTCGAGCCCGGCATCGAAGGCTTGATCCACGTTTCGGAAATGTCCTGGACCAAGAAGAACGTGCATCCCGGCAAGATCGTCGCGACGAGCCAGGAAGTCGACGTTCAGGTTCTCGAAGTCGATCCGGTCAAGCGCCGCATTTCGCTCGGCCTCAAGCAGACGCTCGCCAATCCGTGGGAAGTCTTCGCCGAGAAATATCCGGTCGGCAGCGAGGTCGAAGGCGAGGTCAAGAACAAGACCGAATTCGGTCTCTTCATCGGTCTCGACGGCGATGTCGACGGCATGGTCCATCTCTCGGATCTCGATTGGACGCGTCCGGGCGAACAGGTCATCGACGAATATAAGAAGGGCGATATCGTCAAAGCCAAAGTGCTCGACGTCGATATGGAAAAGGAGCGGATATCGCTCGGCATCAAGCAGCTCGCCAATGCGCCGGCCACGGCCGCAACAACGGCTGCTCCGAAAACGGCGGAAGAGGCAGCGGCAGCGCCCGGCGGTCCCGATCTCAAGAAGGGCGTCGTCGTCACCTGCGAAGTCACCGAGGTCAAGGACGGCGGTATCGATGTCGTCGTTTCGGGCACGGATCTGACGTCCTTCATCAAGCGCGGCGAGCTTGCCCGCGACCGCGCCGATCAGCGTCCGGAACGCTTCGCCGTCGGTGAAAAGGTGGATGCCCGCATCACCCAATATGATCGCCGTACCCAGAAGGTGACGGTTTCCATCAAGGCGCTGGAAGTCGCCGAAGAGAAGGAAGCCATTGCCCAATATGGTTCGGCCGATTCGGGCGCTTCGCTCGGCGACATTCTTGGCGCCGCCCTGAAAGCCCGCGATACCGACACGCCTGCCAAGAAGGCCGCGGCGAAGAAAAAGGACGAATAG